From a single Centropristis striata isolate RG_2023a ecotype Rhode Island chromosome 14, C.striata_1.0, whole genome shotgun sequence genomic region:
- the LOC131985244 gene encoding zinc finger BED domain-containing protein 5-like, with protein MDRFLTTKRPKEKTNSPAVEDSAAKNPKNSWPTKNRKYEAAYIKYGFTAIQKNGHDCPKCVLCLETLSNECLKPSKLQRHLTQKHPAEADKTVDFFRRKEEHLVRQSAAFTQQATVPERALKASFLASYHIARAKKPHTIGEDLILPATKDIVRELLGEDAAKKIDAVPLSDNTVSRRIGDMAQDVSAQLLEQVRASEYFALQLDESTDLSNEAQLLVYIRFISQERFVEEILFCKALERRTTGKDIFQVLDNYIESNGLDWTRCVGVCSDGAAAMTGKINGVTALIKQKAPHVVTTHCMLHREALVAKRMDNELNQVLQEVIQVVNFIKARPMKHRLFTVLCNEMGARFEGLLLHSNVRWLSRGAVLNRVYELRREIAEFLSSEKHQLADRFTDATWIRKLAYMSDIFQHLNVLNQSMQGRDTYILQVQDKVRAFSKKIMLWSNKLQEGVTEMFPLLHQELLSCDDLGSISPLIQSHLEHLQGYFKDYFPDLENTHLNWVRNPFAPGVGSSLDLKSQEELIEMTNSGDFKLTFEAVPLSNYWLHVRKEYPTLADRALKCLLPFATTYLCESGFSTLKVLKTKHRARLHMDNDMRMALTDIKPRLDKLCRSHQAHPSH; from the coding sequence ATGGACAGGtttttgacaacaaaaagaccaaaggaGAAGACCAACAGCCCTGCCGTGGAGGACTCTGCTGCAAAAAACCCTAAGAACTCATGGCCAACTAAAAACCGAAAATATGAGGCAGCATACATTAAGTATGGCTTTACAGCCATACAGAAAAATGGCCATGATTGCCCGAAATGCGTCCTCTGTCTGGAGACCCTCTCAAACGAGTGTTTAAAACCATCGAAACTTCAGCGTCACTTGACACAAAAACATCCGGCAGAGGCCGATAAAACAGTAGACTTCTTCAGACGTAAAGAAGAGCATTTGGTCAGGCAATCTGCTGCATTCACACAGCAAGCCACCGTGCCCGAGCGGGCCCTGAAGGCATCATTTTTAGCCTCGTACCACATTGCTCGTGCTAAAAAACCTCACACAATTGGAGAGGATTTGATTCTGCCAGCTACCAAAGACATTGTCCGAGAATTGCTTGGTGAGGATGCTGCCAAAAAAATCGACGCTGTCCCACTCTCTGATAACACCGTGAGCCGACGGATTGGTGACATGGCTCAGGACGTATCTGCTCAGCTTTTGGAGCAGGTGAGAGCCAGCGAATACTTTGCACTTCAGCTTGATGAGAGCACAGATTTATCCAATGAGGCCCAACTGCTTGTGTACATTAGATTTATTTCCCAGGAAAGATTTGTGGAGGAAatactattttgtaaagcacttgaAAGAAGAACCACTGggaaagacatttttcaagttttggaCAATTACATTGAGTCTAACGGATTAGACTGGACCCGTTGTGTGGGGGTGTGTTCGGACGGAGCCGCGGCAATGACCGGGAAGATCAATGGAGTGACCGCTCTCATCAAGCAGAAAGCCCCGCATGTAGTGACCACACACTGCATGCTCCATCGCGAGGCACTTGTTGCAAAAAGGATGGATAACGAGTTGAATCAGGTACTACAGGAGGTCATACAAGTAGTGAATTTTATTAAAGCTCGCCCCATGAAACACAGACTGTTTACAGTGCTATGTAATGAGATGGGCGCCCGTTTTGAGGGGCTGCTGCTTCACTCGAACGTGCGCTGGCTGTCACGGGGCGCAGTTTTAAACCGTGTCTATGAGCTGCGGAGGGAGATTGCAGAGTTCCTCTCATCTGAAAAGCATCAGCTGGCAGATCGGTTCACCGATGCAACCTGGATCCGCAAACTTGCATACATGTCAGACATTTTCCAGCATCTAAATGTACTGAATCAAAGCATGCAAGGGCGTGACACGTACATACTGCAGGTGCAAGACAAAGTGCGTGCTTTTTCCAAAAAGATTATGCTGTGGTCAAACAAGCTCCAGGAGGGAGTTACAGAAATGTTCCCACTACTTCACCAGGAGCTGCTGTCATGTGATGACTTGGGCTCCATCTCTCCATTGATCCAGTCCCACCTGGAGCACCTCCAAGGATATTTCAAAGACTATTTCCCTGACcttgaaaacacacatttaaactgGGTTAGGAACCCCTTTGCCCCCGGTGTTGGTTCTAGTTTGGATTTAAAGTCACAGGAGGAGCTGATTGAGATGACAAACTCAGGGGATTTCAAACTGACCTTTGAGGCTGTTCCCCTGTCTAACTACTGGCTACATGTAAGAAAGGAGTATCCCACCTTGGCTGACAGGGCACTGAAATGCCTTCTCCCTTTTGCAACAACCTACTTGTGTGAGTCTGGCTTTTCCACTTTAAAAGtgcttaaaacaaaacatagagCACGTCTACACATGGACAATGACATGCGTATGGCACTGACAGACATTAAGCCCAGGCTGGACAAACTGTGTAGGAGCCACCAAGCCCATCCCTCCCACTAG